Proteins encoded within one genomic window of Triticum aestivum cultivar Chinese Spring chromosome 2D, IWGSC CS RefSeq v2.1, whole genome shotgun sequence:
- the LOC123051192 gene encoding protein ATAF2, whose translation MCPPLGTPTEMNYSISDSWSDEELVRFLAERKADDSLPENVLVGMDLTLIHPRDSSPGNIWYLNQSDDQQPYGNGESDIRKAKGGYWKCIDVLRIPTSKSTAGVKFSLEFYEGEAPSGKRTQWLMHEYQVEQNDDANVPQEYKSLCTIFMQGSKKLNTEDELLSLSTNAPNDHLESYLQYLADMEEQNVAVNSKIVSSSKQNSSSREGKDIYEDYSAADGVDFVNALANEDYIEMKDLLSSDGSASTSEFSSRRSEEYFDSDALLRELLNDQNTTREVHQDCNHNIAGPTKSDCMVISPPEQGFVHNHDNGAMVAGTSLEKAVSDSERDQHSSEQCLDHHPPASSCSQNSHVEQSHSNSSGSSHGSTTSPQRSRSIGKLGKIGKKYCCLGSF comes from the exons ATGTGTCCTCCACTTGGTACACCAACAGAAATGAACTACAGTATCAGCGATTCTTGGAGCGATGAGGAACTTGTGCGATTCTTGGCAGAGAGGAAGGCCGACGACTCCCTGCCAGAGAACGTACTTGTGGGCATGGACCTTACTCTCATTCATCCACGGGATTCCTCCCCTG GGAACATATGGTACCTGAACCAGTCAGATGATCAGCAGCCCTATGGCAATGGCGAGTCAGATATTAGAAAGGCAAAAGGTGGATACTGGAAGTGCATAGATGTTCTCAGAATACCAACAAGTAAATCTACTGCTGGTGTGAAATTTAGTCTGGAGTTTTATGAAGGCGAAGCACCATCTGGTAAGAGAACTCAGTGGTTGATGCATGAATATCAGGTAGAACAGAATGATGATGCTAATGTACCACAG GAGTACAAGTCTTTGTGTACAATATTCATGCAGGGGAGCAAAAAGTTAAATACTGAAGATGAACTGCTATCTCTGAGTACTAATGCTCCTAATGATCACTTGGAATCTTATCTTCAATATCTTGCTGACATGGAAGAGCAGAATGTTGCGGTAAACTCAAAG ATTGTATCTTCAAGCAAGCAAAATAGCTCTTCCAGAGAAGGAAAAGACATTTATGAAGATTATAGTGCTGCAGATGGCGTAGATTTTGTGAATGCTCTTGCTAATGAGGACTACATAGAAATGAAAGATCTATTAAGCTCAGATGGCTCTGCATCGACTTCCGAATTTTCAAGTAGACGGTCTGAAGAGTACTTTGACTCTGATGCATTACTGAGGGAGCTTTTGAATGACCAAAACACAACTAGAGAAGTACATCAGGACTGCAATCATAACATAGCTGGACCTACTAAATCTGATTGCATGGTTATCAGTCCACCAGAACAAG GGTTTGTTCACAACCATGATAATGGTGCCATGGTGGCTGGAACATCACTGGAAAAGGCAGTGTCAGATTCTGAAAGAGATCAACATTCGAGCGAGCAGTGTCTGGATCACCATCCTCCCGCGTCTTCCTGTTCTCAGAACAGCCATGTAGAACAAAGCCATTCAAATAGTTCTGGCAGCTCGCATGGAAGCACCACGTCTCCCCAGAGAAGTCGATCTATCGGTAAACTTGGAAAGATAGGAAAGAAGTACTGCTGCTTGGGATCATTCTAG